GGCCGAAGGCCTCGCCGGCGAGTACCGAGACCCCGTGTTCCTCCAGCAACCGCTCGGCGAACTGCTGGGCGCCCAGGCCGGTTTCCCGCACATCGACCATCACGAACATGCCGCCGTCGGGACGAACCGGCTTGAGCCCGGCGCACTGGCCGAGCGTGTCGCACACCAGGTCGCGGCGCTGGCGATATTCCTCGCGCATCCGCGAAAGCTCCGGCAGCTCGGCGTCCAGCGCCACCACCGCGGCGTTCTGCACGAAGTCCGGCAGGCCGTACAACATGCACAGCGCCAGGTTGCTCAAGTGCCCGGCCAGGGCCTGCGGCGCCACCACCCAGCCGACCCGCCAGCCAGTCATGGCATGGGACTTGGACAAACTGTTGATGGTCGCCGTGCGCTCGGCCATGCCCGGCAGGCTGCCGGGGCTGACATGCTCGCCGTCGAACAGCAGGTCGCTGTAGACCTCGTCCGAGATCAGCCACAGGTCATGCTCGACGCACAGTCGCGCCAGAGCCTGCCAGGTGTCCCGCGACAGGCTGGCGCCGGAGGGATTGTTCGGGCTGTTGAGCATCAGCGCGCGGGTCCTGGGGGTGATGCGCGCGGCGACCGCGTCCGCCTCGACGCGAAAACCGTTCTCTGGACGCACCGGCACCGGCAGGACCTTGGCCCCGCAGGCGCCGAACACGCCTTCGTAGGTGACGTACATGGGCTCGGCCACCAGCACCTCGTCGCCGGGGTCGAGCAGGCACTGGGCCACGGAAAACACCGCGCACTGGGCGCCGGGCAGCACCACCACGTGCTCGGCGCCGACCGCCTGGCCAGTGCGGGCGCGATGCCGGGCGGCGATCCGGCTGCGCAACGAATGGTTGCCGCGCACTTCCGAATAATGGGTATCGCCGGCCAGCAGGCTATCGATGGCGGCCTGGACGATGGGCCTTGGGGTATCGAAGTCCGGGTCGCCGATGGTCAACAGCAACACATCGGCGCCCTGCTCGCGCAGTTCCAGCGCGCGGTAGTGGATTTGCCAGGCCGCGGCGCCTTCGCCGTCGATCCGTTGGGTCAGGGCTGAATAGCGCATCTCGTTCTCCTTCGGCACGCATTCCAACAACCCTAACTCAAATCACAAAGCGCGCCACCATCGCGTTCAGATCCACCGCCAGGCGCGACAGCTCATGGCTGGCGGCGCTGGTCTGGTTGGCCCCGGCGGCCGACTGGGTGGCCAGGTCGCGGATATTCACCAGGTTGCGGTCGACCTCGCGGGACACCTGCGCCTGTTCTTCCGAGGCACTGGCGATCACCAGGTTGCGCTCGTTGATCAGGTTGATCGATTCGGCGATCTGCTCCAGCGCCACGCCGGCGGCGCGGGCCATTTCCAGGGTGCTCTGGGTGCGCTGGTTGCTCTGCTGCATCGACTGCACCGCCTCGCCGGTGCCGTTCTGGATGCCGGCCACCATCTTCTCGATCTCCTGGGTCGACTGCGCGGTGCGATGGGCCAGGGCCCGCACTTCGTCGGCCACCACCGCGAAACCGCGCCCGGCCTCGCCGGCGCGGGCCGCCTCGATCGCCGCGTTGAGGGCCAGCAGGTTGGTCTGCTCGGCAATGGCGCGGATCACGTCCAGCACCTTGCCGATGTCCCGGCCTTGGCTGGCCAGGCCTTCGATCATCACCGAGGTGTTTTGCACGTCGTGGGTCATGGTCTGGATCGCGTCGACGGTCTCCACCACCCGGTCGCGCCCCTCGCGGGCAGCCTGGGTGGACTGGTGCGAGGCCTCGGAAGTCGACACCGCATTGCGCGCCACCTCCTCCACGGCCGCGGTCATCTCGTTGACGGCGGTGGCCGCCTGTTCGATTTCATTGTTCTGCTGCTGCAAGCCCCGAGACGCTTCCTCGGTGACCGCGCTGAGCTCTTCGGACGCCGAGGCCAGCTGGGTCGCCGAGCCGGAGATCTGCTCGATGGTCTTGCGCAGGCTGCGCTGCATTTCGCCCAGGGCGCCGAGCAGGCGGGCCGGTTCGTCCTTGCCGTCGACCTCGATGGCCTGGGTCAGGTTGCCCGCGGCGATGGTCTGCGCGGCGAGCACGGCGCGGTTCAACGGCGACACGATGCTGCGGGTCAGCAGCAACGCCAGCACCACCGTGAGCAGGGCCGCGATCACCGCGACCGCGACGATACCGGTAATGGCGCTGTGATAATTCTCGCCGGCCTCATCCGAGGCCTGGGTGGCCGCCACCTTGTTGATCGCCACCAGTTTGCTCAACTGCTCGCCCATCTGGTCGGTGCCTTCCTTGATCCGCGTATTGATCAGGGTGCGCAGCTCCTCGAGCTTGTTCTGCCGCGACAGTTCCATCATGTCGTTCTGCGCCTGCAGGTATTTATCCAGGGTGGCGGCGAAGGCCTTGTACACCACCGCCTCCTCGTCCCCCATCGGCAGCACGGCGTAGCTGGCCTGGGCCTGGCGCGCCTTGTCCACCAGGACGCCGATGCGCGTCTGCGCTTCCTGCAGGCCGGCCGGCTCGCGGTTGACCAGCACGCGGAACGAGAGAATCCGCAGGCGCAAGACGTTTTCGTTGAGGTCGCCGAGGAACCCTACGCTGGGCAGTTGGTTGCTTTCCATGTCCAGGGAGGCCTGGTGGATGACCGACATGCGATTGATGGCGAATGCACCCAGCGCGACGACCAGCAACGCGATGAACGCAAAACCGAGGAAAGCTCGAGGCGCGATATTCATATTACGTAGGGACATAGGATGACTCTCGGAGATTGAGGACTGCGGGCATCCATGCACCGGACCCTGCGACCGGCGGCGGCCTGGCAGGCGGGCCCCACTGTTGTTTTGGTCTGTGGGCCTAATAGCGATATCGGCAGCGCTTGAGCTTTGTTGCAGGCAAATGTGAAAAAATATTTCCGTATTGCGGAACTGTTTCACAGTTGCAACAGATTGCTGCCAGAGCCGCCGACCGCGGCGCCCCTGGCGGCCCGCCGCCCCCCTTTGAAAAGTGCAATTCATTCGCCGGAAAAGCCATTCAGTCGCCGCCCCGCCCTGCCCATCATTGGCCCCAGCCCCCGAGGCAACGCATAACAACAATGACTGGAGTGGATGATGAAACCCGAAGACTTCCGTGCCGAGACCAACCGCCCGCTGACCGGCGCCGAGTACCTGGCCAGCCTGCGCGACGATCGCGAAATCTACATTTATGGCGACCGGGTCAAGGACGTGACCCGCCATCCGGCCTTCCGCAACTCCGCCGCCTCCATGGCCCGCCTCTACGACGCCCTGCACGATCCCGCGACCCGGGACAAGCTGTGCTGGGACACCGACACCGGCAACGGCGGCTACACCCACAAGTTCTTCCGCTCGGCGAAAAGCGCCGACGAGTTGCGCCAGCAGCGCGACGCCATCGCCGAATGGTCGCGCCTGACCTACGGCTGGATGGGCCGCAGCCCCGACTACAAGGCCGCGTTCGGCAGCGCCCTGGGCGCCAATCCGGAGTTCTACGGCAAGTTCGAAGGCAACGCCCGCACCTGGTACAAGCGCATCCAGGAAGCCTGCCTGTACCTCAACCATGCCATCGTCAACCCGCCGATCGACCGCGACAAACCGGTGGACCAGGTCAAGGACGTGTTCATCTCGGTGGACGAGGAAGTCGCAGGCGGAATCATCGTCAGCGGCGCCAAGGTGGTGGCCACCAACTCGGCCCTGACCCACTACAACTTCGTCGGCCAGGGCTCGGCGCAACTGCTGGGGGACAACACCGACTTCGCCCTGATGTTCATCGCGCCGATGAACACCCGCGGCATGAAGCTGATCTGCCGCCCCTCCTACGAACTGCAGGCCGGCATGAGCGGTTCGCCGTTCGACTACCCGCTGTCCAGCCGCTTCGACGAGAACGACGCGATCCTGATCATGGACAAGGTGTTCATCCCCTGGGAAAACGTGCTGATCTACCGCGATTTCGAGCGCTGCCGCCAGTGGTTCCCGCAGGGCGGCTTCGGCCGGCTGTTCCCGATGCAGGGCTGTACCCGGCTGGCGGTCAAGCTCGACTTCATCACCGGGCTGCTGGTCAAGGCGTTGCAGTGCACCGGCTCCCTGGAATTTCGCGGGGTGCAGGCGCAGGTCGGCGAAGTGGTGGCCTGGCGCAACCTGTTCTGGTCGCTGACCGACGCCATGCACGGCAACGCCAGCGAATGGCTCAATGGCGCCTTCCTGCCCAGCGCCCAGGCCTTGCAGGCCTACCGCGTGCTGGCGCCCCAGGCCTACACCGACATCAAGAAAATCATCGAGCAGGTGGTGGCCAGCGGGCTGATCTACCTGCCATCCGGCTCCCGCGACCTCAAGGACCCGCAGCTCAACCAGTACCTGAGCACCTACTGCCGCGGCTCGGCGGGCATGGGCCACGAGGAGCGGATCAAGATCCTCAAGCTGCTGTGGGACGCCATCGGCACCGAGTTCGGCGGACGCCACGAGCTGTACGAGATCAACTACGCCGGCAGCCAGGACGAAATCCGCATGCAGTGCCTGCGCCACGCCCAGGCCAGCGGCTCGATGAAGGCCATGACCGAGCTGGTGGACCAGTGCCTTAGCGACTACGACCTCGACGGCTGGACGGTGCCGCACCTGACCAACCCGGACGACATCAACATGCTCGACCGTATCCGCCAGTAACCGTCGCCCCTGTGTAGGAGCGAAGCTTGCTCGCGATCAGCGCGTGAACGATAACGCCGTGTGACGGTTGGATCGCCGCTGTGCGGCTATCGCGAGCAAGCTTCGCTCCTACAAGGGACAGAGGCTACCCAATGAGGAGTTTCGTCATGCACCCGCTCGATCCCAAGCAACAGGCCTTCCGCGACGCCATGGCGCACATGACCGCGGCGGTCAACGTCATCACCAGCAACGGCCCGGCCGGGCGCTGCGGCATCACCGCCACCGCGGTCTGCTCGGTCACCGACAGCCCGCCCAGCCTGATGGTCTGCGTCAACCGCAACAGCGCCCTGAACCCGGTGTTCAAGCGTAACGGCCGGCTCTGCGTCAACGTGCTCTGCGGCGAACACGAAGAGGTCGCCCGGCATTTCGCCGGCATGACCGGGGTGGACATGGAGCAACGCTTCAGCCTGCACCCCTGGCGCGACGGCCAGGACGCCCTGCCGGTGCTCGACGGCGCCCTCGCCAGCCTCCAGGGACGCATCACCGAGGTGCAGGAAGTCGGCACCCATTCGGTGATGCTGGTGCAGCTGGACGAAATCTGCGTGCGCGAACACGGCGACTCGCTGGTGTATTTCAGCCGTGGTTTCCATCGGTTGCCACGGGCCGTCCGAGCGGCCTGACCGACCGCTCTTCCGCTGTTGTAGGAGCGAGGCTTGCCCGCGATAGCCGCGCAGCGGCGAGATACCTGCCAACG
This portion of the Pseudomonas sp. MRSN 12121 genome encodes:
- a CDS encoding pyridoxal phosphate-dependent aminotransferase codes for the protein MRYSALTQRIDGEGAAAWQIHYRALELREQGADVLLLTIGDPDFDTPRPIVQAAIDSLLAGDTHYSEVRGNHSLRSRIAARHRARTGQAVGAEHVVVLPGAQCAVFSVAQCLLDPGDEVLVAEPMYVTYEGVFGACGAKVLPVPVRPENGFRVEADAVAARITPRTRALMLNSPNNPSGASLSRDTWQALARLCVEHDLWLISDEVYSDLLFDGEHVSPGSLPGMAERTATINSLSKSHAMTGWRVGWVVAPQALAGHLSNLALCMLYGLPDFVQNAAVVALDAELPELSRMREEYRQRRDLVCDTLGQCAGLKPVRPDGGMFVMVDVRETGLGAQQFAERLLEEHGVSVLAGEAFGPSAAGHIRIGLVVDRQRLADACRRIVRCTQDLLEGRPPKRHR
- a CDS encoding methyl-accepting chemotaxis protein produces the protein MQRSLRKTIEQISGSATQLASASEELSAVTEEASRGLQQQNNEIEQAATAVNEMTAAVEEVARNAVSTSEASHQSTQAAREGRDRVVETVDAIQTMTHDVQNTSVMIEGLASQGRDIGKVLDVIRAIAEQTNLLALNAAIEAARAGEAGRGFAVVADEVRALAHRTAQSTQEIEKMVAGIQNGTGEAVQSMQQSNQRTQSTLEMARAAGVALEQIAESINLINERNLVIASASEEQAQVSREVDRNLVNIRDLATQSAAGANQTSAASHELSRLAVDLNAMVARFVI
- the hpaB gene encoding 4-hydroxyphenylacetate 3-monooxygenase, oxygenase component, with the translated sequence MKPEDFRAETNRPLTGAEYLASLRDDREIYIYGDRVKDVTRHPAFRNSAASMARLYDALHDPATRDKLCWDTDTGNGGYTHKFFRSAKSADELRQQRDAIAEWSRLTYGWMGRSPDYKAAFGSALGANPEFYGKFEGNARTWYKRIQEACLYLNHAIVNPPIDRDKPVDQVKDVFISVDEEVAGGIIVSGAKVVATNSALTHYNFVGQGSAQLLGDNTDFALMFIAPMNTRGMKLICRPSYELQAGMSGSPFDYPLSSRFDENDAILIMDKVFIPWENVLIYRDFERCRQWFPQGGFGRLFPMQGCTRLAVKLDFITGLLVKALQCTGSLEFRGVQAQVGEVVAWRNLFWSLTDAMHGNASEWLNGAFLPSAQALQAYRVLAPQAYTDIKKIIEQVVASGLIYLPSGSRDLKDPQLNQYLSTYCRGSAGMGHEERIKILKLLWDAIGTEFGGRHELYEINYAGSQDEIRMQCLRHAQASGSMKAMTELVDQCLSDYDLDGWTVPHLTNPDDINMLDRIRQ
- the hpaC gene encoding 4-hydroxyphenylacetate 3-monooxygenase, reductase component, which encodes MHPLDPKQQAFRDAMAHMTAAVNVITSNGPAGRCGITATAVCSVTDSPPSLMVCVNRNSALNPVFKRNGRLCVNVLCGEHEEVARHFAGMTGVDMEQRFSLHPWRDGQDALPVLDGALASLQGRITEVQEVGTHSVMLVQLDEICVREHGDSLVYFSRGFHRLPRAVRAA